One genomic segment of Hippoglossus hippoglossus isolate fHipHip1 chromosome 22, fHipHip1.pri, whole genome shotgun sequence includes these proteins:
- the htr1b gene encoding 5-hydroxytryptamine receptor 1B, whose translation MELSGHIVTTEPVNATNDSFVTASSAAVEESAESLAFQISLAVLLSVITLATTLSNAFVIATISQSKKLQTPANFLIASLAVTDLLVSILVMPICVLYTVIHTWTLGQVVCDIWLSSDITCCTASILHLCVIALDRYWAITDAVDYSKKRTPARAAGMVATAWVIAISISLPPLFWRQVKAEELTSCGVNTDHIFYTIYSTFGAFYIPTLLLIVLYGRIYVEARKRILKQSPKKVGKRLTSAHLVTNSPGSVTSTTSLQYGRHDGPPHDSCSSAGDNQVKVTVSDALLEKKRISAARERKATKTLGIILGAYIVCWLPFFIYTLVVATCDTCLIPELFDFFTWLGYLNSLINPIIYTMSNEDFKKAFQKLVRFRCCRW comes from the coding sequence ATGGAGCTGTCCGGTCACATCGTGACGACCGAGCCGGTGAACGCCACTAACGACAGTTTCGTCACAGCTTCCTCCGCCGCCGTGGAGGAGAGCGCAGAGAGTCTCGCCTTCCAGATCAGCCTGGCGGTGCTTCTGTCCGTCATCACGCTGGCCACCACTTTATCCAACGCGTTCGTCATTGCAACGATCTCGCAGTCGAAGAAGCTGCAAACTCCTGCCAACTTCCTCATCGCCTCCCTGGCCGTCACCGACCTGCTCGTGTCCATCCTGGTGATGCCCATCTGCGTCCTGTACACCGTCATCCACACCTGGACGCTGGGGCAAGTCGTGTGCGACATCTGGCTCTCCTCGGACATAACGTGCTGCACCGCCTCCATCCTCCACCTGTGCGTAATCGCCCTGGATAGGTACTGGGCCATCACGGACGCGGTGGACTACTCCAAAAAGCGCACTCCGGCACGCGCGGCCGGGATGGTGGCCACGGCCTGGGTCATCGCCATCTCCATCTCCCTGCCGCCGCTCTTCTGGAGGCAGGTGAAGGCGGAGGAGCTGACGAGCTGCGGCGTCAACACGGATCATATTTTCTACACCATCTACTCGACCTTCGGGGCTTTTTACATCCCCACCTTGCTGCTCATTGTCCTCTACGGGCGGATCTACGTGGAGGCTCGGAAGCGCATCCTGAAGCAGTCCCCCAAGAAGGTGGGGAAGAGACTCACCTCCGCGCACCTGGTCACCAACTCCCCCGGCTCCGTGACGTCCACGACCTCGCTGCAGTACGGGAGACACGACGGCCCCCCCCACGACAGCTGCTCCTCGGCCGGGGACAACCAGGTGAAGGTGACGGTGTCGGACGCGCTGCTGGAGAAGAAGCGGATTTCTGCggccagagagagaaaagccacAAAAACTTTGGGGATCATCCTCGGCGCGTACATCGTCTGCTGGCTGCCCTTCTTCATTTACACGCTGGTGGTGGCCACATGCGACACGTGTCTGATCCCCGAGTTATTCGACTTTTTCACCTGGCTGGGGTACCTGAACTCCCTCATCAACCCCATCATATACACCATGTCCAACGAGGACTTCAAGAAAGCTTTCCAAAAACTTGTGCGCTTCAGGTGCTGCAGGTGGTGA